The Silene latifolia isolate original U9 population chromosome X, ASM4854445v1, whole genome shotgun sequence genome contains the following window.
CAGGCTGCGTCTTAAGAGGCTTAAGGAGCAAAATAAGGCTAGGGAAGGACTGGATGGGGTGAAGCTACGTCCGACTCAGGAACAAGCACGGAGGAAGAAGATGTCGAGGGCTCAAGACGGGATTTTGAAGTACATGCTTAAGATGATGGAGGTTTGTAAGGCTCAGGGTTTTGTTTATGGGATTATTCCGGAAAATGGGAAGCCTGTCACTGGTGCATCGGATAATCTTCGAGAGTGGTGGAAGGAGAAGGTTCGGTTTGACAGGAATGGTCCTGCTGCTGTTGCTAAGTACGAGTCTGATCATTTAATTTATACGAATAATAATAGTGGTGATTCAGTTCGGTGTACTCCTGTCTCGCTTCAAGAACTTCAGGATACCACTCTTGGTTCTTTGTTATCTGCTCTGATGCAGCATTGTGACCCGCCTCAGAGACGGTTCCCGTTGGAGAAGGGTATTCCTCCTCCGTGGTGGCCTAGAGGGAACGAGGAATGGTGGTCAGAGTTGGGTTTGGCAAAGAATCATGGCCCACCACCGTATAAAAAGCCTCACGATTTGAAAAAGGCGTGGAAAGTCAGTGTTTTGACCGCGGTGATCAAGCATTTATCTCCTGACATTCCTAAGATTCGGAAGTTAGTCAGACAGTCGAAATGTTTGCAAGATAAGATGACAGCGAAGGAGAGTGTGACTTGGCTTGCTATCATTAGTTACGAGGAAAGCCTTGCTCGTGAACTTTACCCTCATCTTTTCCCGCTTTTGATTGGAGTTTCAGATGAGTGTTCTTATGTGATTAGTGACCATGGCGAGTATGATGTTGAAGGTACTGTCGAAAAACCCAATGTCGAACTGCAGGAACAAAATCAGTCTGTGATTCTTCAAATGCCGAATCAAATTAAGGGAGAGATGGTTTTTGATGATGATTTTAATGGAAAGCGGAAGGCCGAGAAAATGATTGCTGGAATAGATGACCGTATCCAAATTTATACATGTGGGTTTTCTGGATGTCCTCATCAACAACCCGGGTTTGCGTTCCATGACAGGATATCCCGGGATAATCATCAAATTACGTGTCTGTACCGAAACAACAGCCTACAGTTTGGAATTTTCAATAATGACCAGGCTAATAATCAAGTTAAACAGATTAATTTTCAACATTCTTATGTTGAATCAGGAGGCGTACATGGAATCGGGATTTCTGATGAAGGGCAGAAGAGACTTGGTGAGCTAATGTCAATGTATGACTACAATAATATCCAAGCACCAGTGGATCAATtgggatttaataataatgatCAAATTCAAATTCCAGGAGGAGTTTTCGAGCAAAATGTGTTCGGTCAGACAGGAATTCAGGAGAATAATCAGGTTTATAAATTGGCAGACGGGTCCAAGGCTTTCGAGTATAATTTCCAGGAGAATTGTCTAAATTCTTCGACTGCTTCTCCTTTTGAAATCCCGTATATTGATTTCATGGATGATTTGCAAGGTGGTGCAACGGCTTGGTACCGGTAGTGACCTTTATAAGTTGTATTCAAAGATATCGGAAGTTCCTACAGAGTTTTCGAGATGGGTTATTAGGCTTTGTTTTCGTCTTTATAAGTGTAGTATTAATGTTGTTGTACTCTTGTGATGCTTGAATAAGTATGAAATTGTTGAATACAGTATACAATTATTAAGAGAAATATTCATGGTGTTTTATTAGACAAACTGTTTTGATTTTTGAAGCTTCTTCCTTGTATGATGCATGTGCTCTACTTTTTACTCCAAGTAACTTTGTTAGTTTGGCCTCAATTATCCAAGAAGTGGTATTAAATCTCGCTATCGCCTTTTCATAtacactagtatagatcccgcgc
Protein-coding sequences here:
- the LOC141619470 gene encoding ETHYLENE INSENSITIVE 3-like 1 protein translates to MVMIAEEPGLYGEEMHYFGGIPEGANGGVQFRIGDELSDDDMDIEELERRMWRDRLRLKRLKEQNKAREGLDGVKLRPTQEQARRKKMSRAQDGILKYMLKMMEVCKAQGFVYGIIPENGKPVTGASDNLREWWKEKVRFDRNGPAAVAKYESDHLIYTNNNSGDSVRCTPVSLQELQDTTLGSLLSALMQHCDPPQRRFPLEKGIPPPWWPRGNEEWWSELGLAKNHGPPPYKKPHDLKKAWKVSVLTAVIKHLSPDIPKIRKLVRQSKCLQDKMTAKESVTWLAIISYEESLARELYPHLFPLLIGVSDECSYVISDHGEYDVEGTVEKPNVELQEQNQSVILQMPNQIKGEMVFDDDFNGKRKAEKMIAGIDDRIQIYTCGFSGCPHQQPGFAFHDRISRDNHQITCLYRNNSLQFGIFNNDQANNQVKQINFQHSYVESGGVHGIGISDEGQKRLGELMSMYDYNNIQAPVDQLGFNNNDQIQIPGGVFEQNVFGQTGIQENNQVYKLADGSKAFEYNFQENCLNSSTASPFEIPYIDFMDDLQGGATAWYR